One genomic region from Cryptococcus deuterogattii R265 chromosome 7, complete sequence encodes:
- a CDS encoding AGC/NDR/NDR protein kinase, giving the protein MSYRQNQQQQQPGPSNFQQQQQNMLNTQNMAGPGRTSPMPTVPQVSQPNIGQPGSMRPGEGSIPAAAQANAGGQVQGSGLEGMGSFASDKGPDYVYFERKPGQFSEAVQGKAMGAKMKLELFYKEAVEGVVGRKERRTALEKQLAADALTPDSLKARQLINLGRRESNYLRLRRTRIGLDDFRTVKVIGKGAFGEVRLVQKADTGKIYAMKTLRKNEMFKKDQLAHVRAERDVLAESNSPWVVQLYYSFQDSQYLYLVMEFLPGGDLMTMLIKYDTFSEDVTKFYMAECILAIEAVHNLGFIHRDIKPDNILIDSLGHIKLSDFGLSTGFHKQHDSAYYQRLLGGGDVSGNNRQSQAAAGARNSVMVNAINLTMTSKQDIATWKANRRKLAYSTVGTPDYISPEIFLQQGYGKECDWWSLGAIMFECLVGYPPFCSENAHDVYKKIIDWRSYLFFPDDVHLSREAEDLIRRMLCEADRRYTVEQLKAHPFFYGVDWATIREIDAPFVPHLRSITDTSYFPTDELDQVPDIPVGAEAGSDAKKDLAFLGYTFRRYEML; this is encoded by the exons ATGTCGTACCGCCAAaaccaacaacaacaacaaccaGGTCCATCGAAtttccagcagcagcaacagaaCATGTTGAACACTCAGAACATGGCAGGTCCAGGCCGTACATCACCCATGCCCACCGTTCCACAAGTTTCTCAACCCAATATTGGTCAACCAGGCTCCATGAGGCCCGGGGAAGGTTCCATCCCTGCTGCCGCACAAGCTAATGCTGGTGGACAAGTCCAAGGGAGTGGCTTAGAAGGCATGGGATCATTCGCGAGTGATAAAGGACCCGACTACGTATATTTTGAGCGAAAGCCTGGCCAGTTCTCAGAAGCTGTTCAGGGAAAGGCGATGGGTGCGAAAATGAAGTTGGAGCTCTTCTACAAGGAGGCTGTTGAAGGTGTggttgggaggaaggagag GCGAACGGCGCTCGAAAAGCAGCTCGCTGCTGATGCTCTCACCCCTGATTCCTTAAAGGCCCGCCAATTGATCAATCTTGGCCGTCGAGAATCAAA CTATCTCCGTCTTCGACGTACCCGAATTGGTCTTGACGACTTCCGTACCGTCAAGGTCATTGGTAAGGGTGCATTCGGTGAAGTTAGACTGGTCCAAAAGGCCGACACCGGTAAAATATACGCTATGAAAACTCTGAGGAAAAATGAAATGTTCAAAAAGGATCAG CTTGCACATGTTCGAGCTGAAAGAGACGTACTTGCCGAGAGCAACTCCCCTTGGGTCGTGCAATTGTACTACTCTTTCCAGGACTCGCAATATCTTTACCTTGTCATGGAGTTCCTCCCTGGAGGTGATTTGATGACTAT GCTTATCAAATATGACACGTTCTCTGAAGACGTCACAAAGTTCTACATGGCCGAGTGTATCTTGGCTATTGAGGCTGTGCACAATCTTGGTTTCATCCATCGTGACATCAAACCTGATaacatcctcatcgactCCTTGGGTCACATCAAACTCTCTGATTTCGGTCTTTCTACTGGCTTCCACAAGCAACATGACTCTGCCTATTACCAGCGTCTTCTCGGCGGCGGTGACGTTTCTGGCAACAATCGACAATCTCAAGCTGCCGCTGGGGCTCGGAATAGCGTCATGGTGAATGCAATCAACTTGACGATGACTAGCAAGCAGGACATTGCCACCTGGAAGGCCAACAGGAGGAAGTTGGCTTATTCAACTGTTGGAACTCCTGACTAT ATTTCCCCAGAAATCTTTTTGCAACAGGGCTACGGGAAAGAATGTGATTGGTGGTCCCTTGGTGCTATCATGTTTGAGTGCCTTGTCG GCTACCCTCCCTTCTGTTCTGAGAACGCTCATGATGTTTACAAGAAAATAATCGACTGGAGAAGTTACTTGTTCTTCCCTGATGATGTTCATCTTAGTCGAGAAGCCGAGGATCTTATCAGACG GATGCTTTGCGAGGCCGACCGAAGGTACACTGTCGAACAACTTAAGGCTCATCCC TTCTTCTATGGGGTCGACTGGGCAACCATTCGTGAAATTGATGCTCCCTTCGTTCCCCACCTCCGATCTATCACCGATACTTCCTACTTTCCCACCGACGAACTGGACCAGGTACCGGATATCCCTGTCGGGGCCGAAGCCGGGAGCGATGCGAAGAAGGATTTGGCGTTCTTGGGTTATAC TTTCCGACGATACGAGATGCTGTAG
- a CDS encoding opsin 1, whose protein sequence is MDYFAEFRPTTTISVNPPGGTNTHHPGPHHSHHLPLPTAPFPSATPKFLHATRVGHVSIWVFTAFFIAGLVAVLFLTSRTERKNRLFHGISAVILTVSALTYMSLATHIGSTFVPIYAPPGHHEPLVHFFRQVFSIRYIDAAITGPLIILALSRLAGVSPATALSAALAELVVVYSAWAGSVGGGWPWSKHGRGAGTKWAWFAVAILAFLAVWTVLLAKGRKAAVHRPRPTQGLFYLLSAMIIFIHIGQGVIWILTEGINLISVNVEIIIYGIMDVAGKIGFTHLLLLLHRSDEEGPWTLPAWWAEDPEGTGPDGRGIYGAVASVGSD, encoded by the exons ATGGATTATTTCGCCGAGTTTAGGCCTACCACTACCATTTCTGTCAATCCCCCCGGAGGCACAAACACCCACCACCCGGGTCCTCACCATTCTCACCATTTGCCCTTGCCCACCGCTCCTTTT CCATCTGCTACGCCCAAGTTTCTACATGCCACTCGTGTCGGCCATGTCTCAATCTGGGTATTTACCGCGTTCTTCATTGCTGGCTTGGTGGCTGTCTTGTTCTTAACCAGTAGAActgagaggaagaaccgTTTGTTCCATGG CATCTCTGCTGTCATCCTCACCGTCTCCGCCTTGACTTACATGTCCTTGGCCACCCATATCGGATCCACCTTTGTTCCCATCTATGCTCCTCCCGGTCACCACGAACCTCTCGtccacttcttccgccAGGTATTTTCGATTCGTTACATTGACGCTGCGATCACTGGccctctcatcatccttgctCTATCTCGCTTGGCAGGTGTCAGTCCTGCTACAGCGTTGAGCGCCGCCCTCGCCGAGTTAGTTGTAGTGTACTCTGCTTGGGCTGGAAGTGTCGGTGGCGGTTGGCCGTGGAGTAAGCACGGGAGGGGTGCAGGTACCAAGTGGGCTTGGTTCGCAGTTGCCATTTTGGCATTCTTGGCTGTCTGGACGGTGCTTCTTGCCAAAGGTCGAAAGG CCGCCGTTCACAGGCCTCGCCCTACTCAAGGCTTGTTCTACCTTCTCTCCGCCATGATCATCTT CATTCACATCGGTCAAGGCGTCATCTGGATCCTCACTGAAGgcatcaatctcatcagcGTCAACGTTgaaatcatcatctacGGTATCATGGACGTCGCTGGCAAGATCGGTTTCAcccacctccttctcttgctccACAGaagcgatgaggagggtCCTTGGACCTTGCCTGCTTGGTGGGCTGAGGACCCTGAAGGTACCGGGCCCGATGGTCGAGGTATTTACGGGGCTGTCGCCAGCGTTGGTTCCGACTAG
- a CDS encoding kynurenine 3-monooxygenase translates to MMAAQQSKIPSHVLILGGGLAGTCFALALSTFNIRSTIFELRPCPSEIGGALMLAPNALRVLDKLVGIYEEIKDCGFNFEKIDFYSEDGMKLGGFVQGDEKRWGYKALRIKRPILHKKLLEACAASDKIGFKYGMIWKSIDESETGVTIHFEDGTQASGDILIGCDGIHSRLRSYLLPDPPTPTYAGLAGIGGEVSRSSLDIPPSITLPAFIYTRPGMVMFVPLDCSGENIGWSAQRTVPERTRAGWREYEESGDAIREIKEDYKNVQNETLQSLLKVASEEAGHARVWAPYQIPHLPTWHSKRICLIGDAAHAIPPSGGQGAAQAFEDGGLLSMFLSNEEAVGKGYEKLFEQFEKKRKKRFEVVESLTKTSGNSRQEGMSGLEWFIKKWGMWAFLLTKGGYMKEDALMGYDVTKESIVVPS, encoded by the exons ATGATGGCCGCCCAACAATCCAAGATACCTTCCCACGTTCTCATCCTAGGTGGTGGTCTCGCGGGTACTTGCTTCgcccttgccctctccACATTCAATATCCGGTCAACCATCTTTGAGCTCCGTCCTTGTCCAAGTGAAATTGGCGGTGCTCTGATGCTGGCCCCCAACGCCCTTCGCGTCCTTGACAAACTTGTAGGCATCTACGAAGAGATCAAGGACTGTGGTTTCAACTTTGAGAAAATCGACTTTTATTCCGAGGACGGGATGAAGCTAGGTGGGTTCGTCCAGGgtgatgagaagagatggggataCAAGGCGCTCCGGATCAAGAGGCCTATCTTGCACAAGAAACTTTTGGAGGCGTGTGCGGCGAGCGATAAGATAGGCTTCAAGTATGGGATGATCTGGAAAAGCATCGACGAGAGTGAGACGGGAGTGACGATCCACTTCGAGGATGGTACTCAAGCATCTG GCGATATTTTAATCGGCTGTGACGGCATCCACTCTCGCCTACGAAGCTATCTACTTCCCGACCCTCCTACACCAACATACGCCGGTCTGGCAGGCATTGGCGGCGAAGTCTCCCGCTCTTCACTTGACATTCCCCCCTCCATTACCCTTCCCGCATTCATTTACACCCGTCCTGGTATGGTCATGTTTGTTCCACTCGACTGTTCCGGTGAAAACATCGGCTGGTCCGCCCAAAGGACTGTACCGGAGAGGACCAGGGCTGGGTGGCGAGAGTACGAAGAAAGCGGTGATGCCATCAGAGAAATCAAAGAGGATTATAAGAATGTTCAGAATGAGACCCTCCAGAGCTTGTTAAAAGTGGCTAGCGAGGAAGCTGGACACGCAAGAGTTTGGGCGCCGTACCAGATTCCCCATCTTCCGACTTGGCACTCGAAGAGAATTTGTTTGATAGGCGATGCGGCACATGCCATCCCACCTTCAGGCGGTCAAGGTGCAGCCCAAGcttttgaagatggaggtCTCCTATCCATGTTTCTCTCCAATGAGGAAGCGGTCGGGAAGGGTTATGAGAAGTTGTTTGAGcagtttgagaagaagagaaagaagaggtttgaGGTTGTCGAGTCGCTCACCAAGACGAGTGGGAATTCGAGACAGGAAGGGATGAGTGGCTTGGAATGGTTTATCAAGAAATGGGGAATGTGGGCATTTCTTCTCACGAAGGGTGGTTACATGAAAGAGGATGCTTTGATGGGCTACGATGTGACCAAGGAGAGTATAGTTGTACCCAGTTAG
- a CDS encoding acyl-CoA oxidase, which produces MAFPRPKPTTVETLAMERANPPFNVRKLSIKMHGSEKALVLKEKFMAEIARHPAFKLSDIHDLSKDELRERTMEKFASMVYFVTNESLEVFTLRMQLIGIADPSFWTRFGVAYGLFLGALRSGATPNQLSYWIDRGVLGLNGVIGCFAMTELAHGSNVAGLETTATFDRETDEFIIHTPHLGATKWWIGGAASTATHAAVFAQMIVDGKQYGVKTFVTQLRDTKTFQLLPGVTIGDIGKKMGRDGIDNGYIQFTYVRVPRAHMLMKHTQVSRDGVVTEPPLAQLTYGALLGGRTSMVTDSSNSAKKALTIAVRYAAVRRQFAIGTNQLETQILDYPIHQRRLMPLVAQAIAIGFTGLKLTKMYEDMTQSLDTMDPSDPNLNEILDKLKETHATSAGLKAFCTWACLDTIDKCRQSCGGHGYSAYSNFPTMYADFAVQCTWEGDNTILSLQAGRSLVGAWGAAIKGKRLVSGVAYLNDRSILTAKSDSSLTLSDIKRAWNCVAANVIKKAAEEYVSHLKAGKSKEVAMEMCSQSRFIAAKVHTVGYIFTMFKEAVNEMEDSAETEVLRTVAKLYGLWQIEEQQGYFLKYGFFTAEQIDKVQTSVDALCAEIRVIAVPLVDAFALSDHILNSPLGRYDGSVYESYFSQVQAANPLPKEHPYFTRLIKPLLERQNVEMEDPEQVMGLDNELEEMEAERREATKGKEGKVRKEDY; this is translated from the exons ATGGCATTCCCAAGGCCAAAACCTACCACT GTCGAAACGCTCGCCATG GAGCGAGCCAATCCCCCATTCAACGTCCGGAAACTTTCAATCAAAATGCATGGCTCTGAGAAAGCCTTAGTCTTGAAGGAAAAATTCATGGCTGAG ATCGCAAGACACCCCGCATTTAAGCTCTCCGATATCCACGACCTTAGCAAGGATGAGCTTCGAGAGCGTACTATGGAAAAGTTCGCCTCCATGGTATACTTTGTGACTAACGAAAGTCTGGAAGTGTTTACTTTAAGAATGCAG CTAATTGGTATTGCGGATCCCTCATTTTGGACAAGATTTGGCGTTGCGTACGGTCTTTTCTTGGGCGCTCTTCGAAGCGGTGCTACGCCCAATCAACTTA GCTACTGGATTGATCGTGGTGTGCTGGGGCTCAATGGCGTCATCGGCTGTTTTGCCATGACTGAGCTCGCACATGGCTCCAACGTCGCCGGCCTCGAGACCACCGCTACATTCGACCGCGAGACTGATGaattcatcatccacactCCTCACCTTGGAGCGACCAAGTGGTGGATCGGTGGCGCGGCAAGTACGGCCACGCATGCCGCCGTATTTGCGCAAATGATCGTTGATGGAAAGCAGTATGGTGTGAAGACTTTTGTGACTCAGTTGAGAGATACAAA GACTTTCCAATTGCTACCAGGTGTCACTATCGGTGATattggaaagaagatgggcaGAGACGGTATCG ATAACGGTTACATCCAGTTCACCTACGTCCGCGTTCCACGAGCTCACATGCTCATGAAACACACTCAAGTCTCAAGAGACGGTGTTGTCACTGAGCCT CCTCTTGCCCAGCTGACATATGGCGCTCTTCTTGGTGGAAGAACATCTATGGTGACTGATTCAAGCAACTCTGCCAAAAAA GCTTTGACGATTGCTGTCCGCTACGCCGCTGTTCGACGACAATTTGCCATTGGCACGAACCAACTCGAGACCCAGATCTTGGATTACCCTATCCATCAACGACGCTTAATG CCCCTTGTAGCGCAGGCTATCGCAATTGGATTCACTGGACTGAAATTGACGAAGATGTATGAGGACATGACCCAATCTTTGGACACGATGGATCCTTCTGAC CCCAACTTGAACGAGATTCTCGACAAGCTCAAAGAGACGCACGCTACTTCTGCTGGCCTAAAG GCGTTCTGTACCTGGGCCTGTCTAGATACCATTGACAAGTGCAGACAGTCATGTGGCGGTCATGGATACTCAGC TTACTCGAACTTCCCCACCATGTACGCTGACTTCGCTGTTCAGTG TACGTGGGAAGGTGACAACACTatcttgagcttgcagGCCGGGCGTTCCCTCGTAGGGGCATGGGGAG CCGCCATCAAAGGCAAACGCCTCGTATCTGGAGTTGCATATCTCAATGACCGATCCATTCTCACCGCTAAATCCGATTCCTCCCTCACCCTATCCGACATTAAACGCGCTTGGAATTGCGTTGCAGCCAATGTTATCAAGAAAGCTGCTGAGGAGTACGTCTCCCACCTCAAGGCTGGCAAGTCCAAAGAAGTCGCTATGGAGATGTGCTCTCAGTCAAGATTTATCGCTGCAAAGGTGCATACCGTGGGATATATTTTTACAATGTTTAAGGAAGCTGTGAACGAGATGGAGGACAGTGCTGAGACGGAAGTTTTGAGGACGGTGGCAAAATTGTATGGTCTTTGGCAAATTGAAGAACAACAGGGCTACTTCCTGAAGT ACGGCTTTTTCACAGCTGAACAGATAGACAAGGTCCAGACGAGCGTTGACGCTCTCTGTGCTGAGATCCGCGTTATAGCAG TCCCACTCGTCGATGCCTTTGCCCTTAGCGACCACATCCTCAACTCACCCCTTGGCAGGTATGACGGTTCGGTGTACGAATCTTACTTTTCGCAAGTTCAAGCGGCCAACCCTCTACCCAAGGAACACCCCTATTTCACTCGACTCATCAAGCCACTCTTGGAAAGACAGAatgttgagatggaggatcCCGAGCAGGTGATGGGGTTAGATAATgagttggaggagatggaggctgagaggagggaggcgactaaggggaaggagggtaaagtaaggaaagaagattaTTAA